One Maridesulfovibrio bastinii DSM 16055 genomic region harbors:
- a CDS encoding IS200/IS605 family transposase: SLMLYEQFGNLKFKYRNRSFWCRGYYVDTVGKNTAKIKEYIRHQLESDKLGDQLSLPYPGNPFTGRK, translated from the coding sequence AGTCTTATGCTGTATGAGCAGTTTGGAAATTTAAAATTCAAGTATCGAAATAGATCGTTTTGGTGTCGAGGCTATTATGTCGACACGGTAGGTAAAAATACTGCAAAGATAAAAGAATATATCCGGCACCAACTTGAAAGTGATAAATTGGGAGATCAATTATCTCTCCCATATCCGGGTAACCCGTTCACGGGTCGCAAGTAA